Proteins from a single region of Macaca thibetana thibetana isolate TM-01 chromosome 4, ASM2454274v1, whole genome shotgun sequence:
- the CASP8AP2 gene encoding CASP8-associated protein 2 isoform X2, whose protein sequence is MAADDDNGDGTSLFDVFSGLAGFLEFYPFLRVTQRFGQNLASPLKNNDEGSLDIYAGLDSAVSDSASKSCVPSRNCLDLYEEILTEEGTAKEATYNDLQVEYGKCQLQMKELMKKFKEIQTQNFSLINENQSLKKNISALIKTARVEINRKDEEISNLHQRLSEFPHFRNNHKTARTFDTVKTKDLKSRSPHLDDCSKTDHRAKSDVSKDVHHSTSLPNLEKEGKSHSDKRSTSHLPISVEKHCTNGVWSRSHYQVGEGSSNEDSRRGRKDIRHSQFNRGTERVRKDLSPGCGDGEPRILEASQRLQGHPEKYGKGEPKTESKSSKFKSNSDSDYKGERINSSWEKETPGERSHSRVDSQSDKKLERQSERPQNINRKEVKSQDKEERKVDQKPKSVVKDQDHWRRSERASLPHSKNEITFSHNSSKYHVEERRGWEDCKRDRSVNSHSFQDGRCPSFLSNSRTHKNIDSKEVDAMQQWENTPLKAERHRTEDKRKRERESKEDNKHIRNEKRVPTEHFQKVNKETKKTTSDLKKQNEPKTDKGEVPDNGVSEGAHNKELAMKAENGPNETKNKDLKLSFMEKLNLTLSPAKKQPVSQDNQNKTTDVPKSSGVCDSESSVQAKTVAYVPSVSEHILGEASVSEHTMGETKSSLLEPKVALLAMTEPRIGISETKMEEENSLLVRSVDNTMHCEVPICGTETSFPSPMEIQQTESLFPSTGMKQTINNGRAAAPVVMDVLQTDVSQNFGLELDTKRNDNSDSCGISEGMEMKVALSTTVGETTESILQPSIEEADILPIMLSEDNNPKFEPSVVVTPLVESKSCHLEPCLPKDTLDSSLQQTELMDHRMATGETNSVYHDDDNSVLSIDLNHLRPIPEAISPLNSPVRPVAKVLRNESPPQVPVYNNSHKDVFLRNSAHSTSKSQSDLNKENQKPIYKSDKCTEADICKNSPLDELEEGEIRSDSETSKPQECFEKNSKPRASADVRKSKTIPRHGKSTVGLDKDSRKTHVRIHQTNNKWNKRPDKSSRSSKTEKKDKVMSTSSLEKIVPIIAVPSSEQEIMHMLRMIRKHVRKNYMKFKAKFSLIQFHRIIESAILSFTSLIKHLNLHKICKSVTTLQKNLCDVIESKLKQVKKNGIVDRLFEQQLPDMKKKLWKFVDDQLDYLFAKLKKILVQFCDSKNFGRDSDEGKPEKTSKQNAQYSDCQKGSGYNSNKELLKEKLSKSEDCVHYKSLVGCKKSEEKYQDQNNSSINTVKHDSKKNFNNCFDNTKNSQSEERSLELHCSSTPKSEKNEGSSIEDAQTSQHATLKPERSFEILTEQQASSLTFNLVSDAQMGEIFKSLLQGSDLLDSSVNCTEKSEWELKTPEKQLLETLKCESIPACTTEELVSGVASPCPKMISDDNWSLLSSEKGPSLSSGLSLPVHPDVLDESCMFEVSTNLPLSKDNVCSVEKSKPCVSSILFEDLAVSLTVPSPLKSDGHLSFLKPDVSSSSTPEEVISAHFSEDALLEEEDASEQDIHLALESDNSSSKSSCSSSWTSRSVAPGFQYHPNLPMHAVIMEKSNDHFIVKIRRATPSTSSGLKQSMMPDESLTSLPRHGKEADEGADKEYISCQNTVFKSVEELENSNKNVDNSKSTHEEQSSMIQTQVPDIYEFLKDASGKMGHRDEVSDECFKLHQVWETKVPESIEELPSVEEISHSVGDHLPNTYIDLTKDPVTETKNLGEFIEVTVLNIDQLGCSGGNLNQSAQILDNSLQADTVGAFIDLTQDASSETKSEGNHPELAVEDLGCGVIQVDEDNYKEEKAQMANRPLECIVEETYIDLTTESPSSCEVKKDELKSELGSNCVNSELPGTLHNAHKKRRNLSDLNHSHKKQRKETDLTNKEKTKKPTQDSCENTEAHRKKASKKRAPPVNKDPSSLKATPGIKDSSTALATSTSLSAKNVIKKKGEIIILWTRNDDREILLECQKRGPSFKTFAYLATKLDKNPNQSHFVDPAGIQWRDLDSLQPPPPGSSDSCASATQVAGITGVCHYTQLIFCIFSRLLERQSFAVLARLVLNSGPLMIC, encoded by the exons CTTCTCCTCTTAAGAACAATGATGAAGGCTCATTGGACATATACGCTGGGTTGGACAGTGCTGTTTCTG acagtgCTTCCAAATCCTGTGTACCATCAAGAAATTGTTTGGACTTATATGAAGAGATCCTGACTGAAGAAGGAACTGCAAAGGAGGCAACATATAATGAT ttgcAAGTAGAATATGGAAAATGTCAACTGCAAATGAAAGAGCTGatgaaaaagtttaaagaaatacaGACACAG AATTTCAGCTTAATAAACGAAAACCAGTCTCTTAAGAAGAATATTTCAGCACTTATCAAAACTGCCAGGGTGGAAATAAACCGCAAGGATGAAGAAATAAGTAATCTTCACCAAAG aTTGTCTGAGTTTCCACATTTTCGAAATAATCATAAAACCGCAAGGACATTTGATACAGTTAAAACAAAAGATCTTAAATCTAGATCTCCACATTTGGATGATTGTTCAAAGACTGATCACAGAGCTAAAAGTGATGTTTCTAAAGATGTACATCATAGCACTTCACTGCCAAAtctggaaaaggaaggaaaatcacaTTCTGATAAAAGGAGTACTTCACATTTACCTATATCTGTCGAGAAACACTGCACTAATGGTGTTTGGTCGCGTTCTCATTATCAGGTTGGTGAGGGTAGCTCAAATGAGGAtagtagaagaggaagaaaagatattAGACATAGCCAGTTCAACAGAGGAACTGAAAGAGTACGAAAAGACTTAAGTCCTGGCTGTGGTGATGGTGAACCAAGGATACTGGAAGCTAGTCAAAGGCTACAAGGACATCCTGAGAAATATGGTAAAGGTGAACCAAAGACTGAAAGCAAAAGTTCAAAGTTTAAAAGTAATTCAGATTCTGACTATAAAGGTGAACGCATTAACTCTTCTTGGGAGAAAGAGACCCCTGGAGAAAGGTCACACAGTCGAGTAGACTCTCAAAGTgacaaaaaactagaaagacaaaGTGAAAGACcacaaaatataaataggaaAGAAGTTAAATcacaagacaaagaagaaagaaaagttgatCAAAAACCTAAGTCAGTAGTAAAGGACCAAGATCACTGGAGAAGATCTGAACGAGCATCACTTCCTCATTCCAAAAACGAAATAACATTTTCTCATAATTCAAGTAAATACCAtgtagaagagagaagaggatggGAAGATTGTAAAAGAGACAGGAGTGTAAACAGTCATAGTTTTCAAGATGGAAGATGTCCATCTTTTCTTTCAAACAGTAGAACTCACAAAAACATTGACTCTAAGGAAGTTGATGCTATGCAACAGTGGGAAAACACACCTTTAAAAGCAGAAAGACATAGAACCGAGGATAAGAGGAAAAGAGAACGAGAAAGCAAAGAAGATAATAAgcatattagaaatgaaaaaagagtaCCTACAGAACATTTTCAGAAGGTTAATAAGGAAACTAAGAAAACCACTTCTGatttaaagaaacagaatgaaCCAAAGACTGATAAGGGAGAAGTCCCTGATAATGGAGTTTCTGAAGGAGCACATAATAAAGAGCTTGCAATGAAAGCTGAGAATGgtccaaatgaaacaaaaaacaaagacctAAAATTGAGTTTTATGGAAAAATTGAACTTAACTCTTTCTCCTGCTAAAAAGCAACCTGTTTCTCAGGATAATCAGAATAAAACAACTGATGTTCCCAAGTCCAGTGGTGTATGTGATTCAGAGTCTTCAGTGCAAGCTAAAACAGTGGCATATGTTCCCTCCGTCAGTGAACATATCTTGGGGGAAGCCTCTGTCAGTGAACATACCATGGGGGAAACGAAGTCATCATTATTGGAACCAAAGGTTGCTCTTTTAGCAATGACTGAACCCAGGATTGGTATCTCAGAAAccaaaatggaagaagaaaatagtTTGTTAGTTAGATCTGTTGACAATACTATGCATTGTGAAGTGCCCATTTGTGGTACAGAGACTTCCTTCCCATCTCCTATGGAAATACAACAGACAGAATCCTTGTTTCCATCAACAGGAATGAAACAAACCATTAATAATGGAAGGGCAGCAGCTCCTGTGGTAATGGATGTATTACAAACAGATGTGTCTCAAAACTTTGGATTGGAATTGGATACCAAAAGAAATGATAATTCAGATTCTTGTGGTATTTCTGAAGGTATGGAAATGAAGGTAGCACTTTCAACAACAGTGGGTGAAACCACTGAAAGCATTTTGCAGCCTTCAATTGAGGAAGCTGATATTTTGCCAATAATGCTTTCAGAAGATAATAACCCAAAATTTGAGCCTTCTGTTGTAGTTACACCACTTGTTGAGAGTAAGTCATGTCATTTGGAGCCTTGCTTACCTAAAGATACTCTAGATTCTTCACTTCAGCAGACTGAGTTAATGGACCACAGAATGGCAACTGGTGAAACAAACTCAGTATATCATGATGATGATAACTCGGTTTTGAGCATTGACCTTAATCACCTGAGACCTATTCCAGAAGCTATCAGCCCTCTGAATAGTCCAGTGAGACCTGTAGCAAAAGTTCTTAGAAATGAAAGCCCACCTCAAGTTCCAGTATATAATAACAGTCATAAAG ATGTGTTTTTACGAAATTCAGCTCATTCTACCTCTAAGAGTCAGTCTGATCTCAATAAGGAAAATCAAAAGCCAATTTACAAATCTGACAAATGTACAGAAGCAGACATATGTAAGAATTCACCATTAGATGAATTAGAAGAAGGGGAAATTAGAAGTGATAGTGAAACATCTAAACCACaagaatgttttgaaaaaaattccaaGCCTAGAGCGTCGGCTGATGTGCGGAAGTCAAAGACTATCCCACGACATGGGAAAAGTACTGTGGGTCTGGATAAAGACAGTAGGAAAACACATGTAAGAATCCATCAGACCAATAACAAATGGAATAAAAGACCTGATAAATCTAGCAGATCTTCAAAAACGGAGAAGAAAGATAAAGTGATGAGCACTTCCAGCTTGGAAAAAATAGTTCCAATTATTGCTGTACCCTCTTCTGAACAAGAGATCATGCACATGTTACGAATGATAAGAAAACATGTaaggaaaaattatatgaaattcaaggCAAAATTTTCATTAATACAATTTCATAGAATTATTGAGTCAGCAATTTTGAGTTTTACGTCTCTAATTAAACATCTGAACTTACACAAAATCTGTAAGTCAGTGACTACCTTACAGAAGAATCTCTGTGATGTTATAGAGTCTAAACTTAAGCAAGTTAAAAAGAATGGCATAGTTGATCGTTTATTTGAACAGCAGCTAccagatatgaaaaaaaaattgtggaaattTGTAGATGACCAACTTGATTATTTGTTTGCAAAGCTTAAGAAAATCTTAGTTCAGTTTTGTGATTCCAAAAACTTTGGAAGAGATAGTGATGAAGGCAAACCTGAAAAAACAAGTAAACAGAATGCACAGTATTCAGATTGTCAGAAAGGGAGTGGGTACAACTCCAACAAAgaattgctgaaagaaaaattatcaaaatcagaaGACTGTGTTCATTATAAGTCTTTAGTGGGATGTAAAAAGTCTGAGGAAAAATATCAAGACCAAAATAACTCCAGTATTAACACTGTAAAGCAtgacagtaaaaaaaattttaacaactgCTTTGATAATACAAAGAACTCTCAATCCGAAGAGCGCTCCTTGGAACTACACTGTTCAAGCACcccaaagtcagaaaaaaatgaaggaagcagTATAGAGGATGCACAGACATCCCAGCATGCAACTTTGAAGCCAGAACGAAGTTTTGAGATTCTTACTGAACAGCAAGCATCTAGCCTTACTTTTAATTTAGTGAGTGATGCACAAATgggtgaaatatttaaaagtttgttgCAAGGTTCTGATCTTTTAGATAGTAGTGTTAACTGTACTGAAAAAAGTGAGTGGGAGTTAAAGACTCCGGAGAAGCAGTTGCTAGAGACTCTTAAGTGCGAGTCTATACCAGCTTGTACAACAGAAGAGCTAGTTTCAGGGGTGGCTTCTCCATGTCCTaaaatgattagtgatgataaTTGGTCATTATTATCATCTGAGAAAGGTCCGTCTCTGTCTTCAGGGCTTTCATTGCCAGTTCATCCTGATGTGTTGGATGAAAGTTGTATGTTTGAAGTGTCTACTAACCTACCTTTAAGTAAAGATAATGTGTGTAGTGTAGAAAAGAGCAAGCCCTGCGTTTCTTCCATACTTTTTGAAGATCTAGCAGTCTCTTTAACAGTACCATCACCTCTGAAGTCAGATGGTCATCTCAGTTTTTTAAAGCCTGATGTTTCGTCTAGTTCAACTCCTGAAGAAGTCATTAGTGCTCATTTTAGTGAAGATGCATTACTTGAGGAAGAGGATGCATCTGAGCAAGATATTCATTTAGCTCTGGAGTCTGATAATTCAAGCAGTAAATCAAGTTGTTCTTCTTCCTGGACAAGCCGATCTGTTGCTCCAGGCTTTCAGTACCACCCTAATCTACCTATGCATGCCGTCATAATGGAAAAGTCCAATGatcattttattgtgaaaatacGACGTGCAACACCATCTACCTCTTCTGGTCTTAAACAGAGTATGATGCCTGATGAATCATTGACATCTTTGCCCAGACATGGAAAGGAAGCTGATGAAGGAGCagataaagaatatatttcatgTCAGAACACAGTTTTTAAATCTGTGGAGGAATTGGAAAATTCCAACAAAAATGTTGATAATAGCAAGTCAACTCATGAAGAACAGAGCTCTATGATACAAACACAGGTTCCTGATATATATGAATTTCTTAAAGATGCTTCAGGTAAGATGGGTCATCGTGATGAAGTGTCTGATGAATGTTTCAAATTGCATCAAGTATGGGAAACAAAAGTGCCTGAAAGCATTGAAGAATTGCCTTCAGTGGAAGAAATCTCACACTCTGTCGGGGATCATCTTCCAAACACATACATAGATCTAACGAAAGATCCAGTCACTGAAACCAAAAACTTGGGGGAATTCATAGAAGTAACAGTTTTAAATATTGATCAGTTGGGATGTTCTGGAGGCAATTTAAATCAAAGTGCTCAAATATTAGACAATTCTTTGCAGGCTGATACTGTAGGTGCTTTTATTGATTTGACACAAGATGCTTCAAGTGAGACTAAAAGTGAAGGTAATCATCCTGAATTAGCTGTTGAAGACTTGGGATGTGGGGTGATACAGGTAGATGAAGATAATTATAAGGAAGAAAAggcacaaatggcaaacaggcctTTGGAGTGCATTGTTGAGGAAACCTATATCGACTTGACCACAGAATCTCCCAGTTCATGTGAAgtaaaaaaggatgaattaaaATCAGAGCTAGGATCAAATTGTGTTAACTCGGAGTTGCCTGGGACTTTGCATAATGCtcacaaaaagagaagaaaccttTCTGATCTAAATCATtctcataaaaaacaaagaaaggaaacagacTTAACCAATAAGGAAAAGACCAAGAAACCTACCCAAGATTCTTGTGAGAATACTGAAGCTCACCGAAAGAAAGCCAGTAAGAAGAGGGCCCCTCCTGTGAATAAAGATCCCTCATCATTAAAGGCAACCCCAGGGATTAAGGATTCATCAACAGCACTTGCCACTTCTACGAGCCTTTCTGCAAAGAATGTTAttaaaaagaagggagaaattaTCATTTTATGGACAAG aaATGATGACCGGGAAATTTTACTGGAGTGTCAGAAAAGAGGGCcatcatttaaaacatttgcatATTTAGCCACTAAGTTGGATAAAAATCCAAATCAG tctcactttgttgaccCTGCTGGAatccaatggcgtgatcttgactcactgcaaccaccacctcctgggtcaagtgattcttgtgcttcagccacccaagtagctgggattacaggtgtgtgccactacacccagctaattttttgtatttttagtagattactggagagacagagttttgctgtgttggccaggctggtcttgaactctgggcctcTTATGATCtgctaa